TATTATAATACTAGTTTCTAATTACACAAATATACTACCATCTTTTAAACTAATATTTGTATCAGCATTTAATCCTAAAGCTGCTATAGGTGGAGTAGCAGGGGTTACTGTAAAACAGGCTATAAGATATGGTGTGGCAAGAGGTTTGTTTTCAAATGAAGCTGGAATGGGATCAACACCACATGCTCATGCGGTAGCTAAAGTAAAACATCCAGTAGAGCAGGGATTAGTAGCTATAGTAGGGGTATTTATAGATACCTTTATAGTTCTTACATTTACAGCATTAGTAATACTTGCAACAGGTGTATTAGATGGAAAGACAACAGGAATAGAATTAACACAGAATGCGTTTATTAAAGGATTAGGTAATTTTGGCGGATATTTTATAGCTATTGCATTATTTTTCTTTGCTTTTTCAACAATAATTGGATGGTACTTTTTTGGAGAGGCTAACGTAAAATATCTTTTTAAAGGAAAAGGATTAAATATATATAGAATTTTAGTAGGTATTTTTATAGTAGCAGGAACAACTTTAAAAGTAGATTTAGTTTGGGAACTTGCAGATACTTTTAATGGACTTATGGTAATTCCTAATGTAATAGCATTAATAGCCTTGGTTAAGATAGTAAAAGAATCGTTAAAAGATTATAATGAAAATTTTGAAGTTAAAGATATCTAGTGTTATAAATAGGATTTTTTAATATAAATAATATAATTATAAAATGGATACAATAAAATAAGCAGGGTTCCTAGCTTTAGAGATAGTTTTTACTTTTTCTAAAACTTAGGAAATAGTTATCTAGGAGAGTTAACTTACTCCATTTTTTACTTCTACTTTCAAGAATATTGGAGTATTAGAGCGAATAGTCATTAGATAAATAAAAGTTTAATTCAGATAGAGTTTTACTCTATCTGAATTTTAATTTGTAATTAGAAAATCATTTGGGTATGTTTAGAATAGCTTTAGCTATGGAAATATAAAAAATAACATTCTTTTGTTTTGTAAAATTAAAGTTTTAATAATTTTAAATTGGATAAATTAAATAAATATAATAGTTGATTTTATAAACAGAGTTATTGGCTTTAGAGGGAGCTTTTACTTATATTAATTAAAGCTTAGAAAATAGTTATCCAGTGACGTAGCCGCTCTTTACTTCCACTTTGAAGAAGATGGGAGTATTAGGGCGTAGAGGCATCGGATAAAACTTTTAAAGAAATATTTAAAAGGTTATACACGAACGATATAGAGAAAAATAAAGTTTAATATTCAAACTGATAAGAACATTAATATAAAAAATATGGTGAAAGTGTTGACTAATTTATAAACATAAGGTATTATGTATTTGTAAGTTAAGTGAATAGTTTTATCCATATAATCTTAACAATACGGGTTAAGAGTTTCTACCAGAGGCCTTAAATCTCTGACTATGGGTAAGTCCAGTTTATTTATTTGTATATTAAAGTTTTTGTTTTGGATTTACTCATATTTATAATCCGTAAGCAAAAACTTTTTTATTTAGGAGGAGTATTACATGTATATGGAGAAGGAAAAAAATTATAAAGAACCTAATAATAAAGGTTTTTTGGACTCATTTTTTAAATTATCAGAGCGTGGTAGTAATGTTAAGACTGAGATTATAGCAGGTATTACTACATTTATTACTATGGCATATATAATATTTGTTAATCCAAGCATATTAATGCAAGCGGGAATGAATTCTAAAGGTCTTGTAGGTGAAGCAGCTGTAAAGGCAGGTTTATCTGCTATAAATGATCCAGTAGTTGGAGCAGTATTTGCTGCTACCTGTATTTCAGCAGGTATAGGTACTTTAATAATGGCTCTTTATGCTAATGTGCCTTTTGCACAAGCTCCAGGTATGGGGTTAAATGCATTTTTTACTTTTAGTGTATGCTTAACTCTAGGATATACTTGGCAACAAGCCTTAGCAGCAGTATTCATATCTGGATTGCTTTTTATAATTATAACATTAACATCTATAAGAGAAAAAATAGTAGATGCCCTTCCACAAAATTTAAAATTAGCTATATCTGGTGGAATAGGATTATTTATAGCTTTAGTAGGATTTAAATCTGGTGGAATAATAGTTGCAAATCCAGCAACACTTATAAGTTTTGGTGATTTTACAAATCCAGCAACTGTATTAACTATAATAGGTATTTGTATAACAGCTATTTTGATGGCTAAAAATGTTAAAGGTTCTATGTTAATAGGAATAGTTGTTACTACGCTAATAGGAATACCTTTAGGAGTAACAAAAGTAGCAGGGGTAAGTATTATATCGGCACCACCATCTTTAGCACCAACTTTTTTAAAATTAGATTTACCAGGCCTTTTAGGTTTTGGTGGAGCAGGAATAGTTGGAGCGTTAATGAGTATATTAACAGTTGTTATATCTTTTAGTTTAGTAGATATGTTTGATACTATAGGAACTTTAGTCGGAACAGCAGAAAAAGCAGGAATGCTTGATGAAAACGGAAAAATGGAAGATTTAGATAAAGCACTTTTAGCAGATGCAGTAGCTACTACAGCAGGAGCTTTAATTGGAACAAGTACTGTTACTACTTATGTAGAATCTACAGCAGGAGTGTCAGAAGGTGGAAGAACAGGATTAACATCATTTGTTACAGCTATCATGTTTTTATTAGCAATGTTTTTTAGTGGGCTTGTAGGAATAGTTCCAGCAGAAGCTACAGCTCCAGCACTTATAATAGTGGGCGTATTAATGATGGGAGCCATAACAAAAATAGATTTTAATGATTTTACAGAAGCACTACCAGCTTTTTTTACTATATCAATAATGCCATTTAGTTATAGTATTGCTAATGGTATAGCAGCAGGAATAATATTTTATCCAATAGTTAAAGTATTTACAGGTAAAAGAAAAGAAGTTCATCCAATAGTTTATATATTGGCAATATTATTCATAATTAGATTTACAATTCTTCCTAAATAAAATATATATAAATATAGCCTAAAGAACTATTAATAGTTCTTTAGGCTATATTTTAATTAAAGGAAGCTATATGTAATATTATTAAAGCAATATGGGGGACTTATATAATGGGGGTTAATACATTAAGTATACTTACCAATAAGAATAATTTTATACATATAATAATAAAATTCTTTATATACAAATATATTTTATTTGAAATATTATTTTTTAATAAAGCCTATGAGATATTATTTAAATATCCCATAGGCTTTATTAAACATTATTTTATGTCCTAATAGGGTAGGGTGAATTCCATCTACAAATAGTTCAGAGGATTCACATTTTGTTTTATGTTCTTTAATAACTGAGAAAAAATCTATATATTTAAATTTATTTTCTTTAGAAATATTTAAAATATATTTTCTATATTCAGTTAGTTTGTTATTTACACTTAAATAGTCTAGATCAGATGTCCAAATCTTCTGCGCCATAGCAATTTCTATTTCCATGGGAATACCTATAATAGGAATTATGTTATTTTGTATACATTCCTCAATTATCAGACTTAAATTTTTTTCTACATTTTCTAAAGAACGACCTAACAAAAAATCATTTGTTCCAGCTAGAATTATAGTATGAGTAGGTTTATTTTTTATTATATCTTCATGAGATCTAGTTAAAATACCTGTAGTTGTATCGCCATTTATACCTTTATTTATAACTTCATGTTGCAATATATTTTTTAAAAGAGTAACCCAACAATAATTTCTATTAACACCGTAACCAAAGGTTAAACTATCTCCAATACATATTATTTTCATTATAGGTGCCTCCTATTTTATTTTTGTAATAAATAATAAGAATTTATTTATATATAATTTTTATATTTAAATAATATATTGTTTTAGATAGCAGAAAGTTTAAGTATTTTTTTCAGTTTCATTAAATTTTTTTAGTTCCCTAAATAATTCTTCTTGATTAGATATTTGTTGCTGAATAGACCAAACATTATTACCATAATAAAATCTATGTTCTAATATACTTATGAGATTTTCTTTCCAACTTGCATTCAAAAGTGATATAAATTTTTCTTTTTTATATTGATCCATAGAATGATAATAATCTTCTATATATTTATTAAAATCTTTAAGATTATTTATTAATTCATATTTCCTATTTTTATAATTGTTTTTACATATCCACATAGCTAAAATTAATATGCCTATAAAAATTGCTAAAGATAAAAAAGTCATTCTTATTATCATACCTTTCATAAGTATATTTTTATAAAAATACATTTATTATTAAATTTTACTTTATTATATCAAACTTATCATTTAAAAAATAGAAAAATCCTAATTTATTTATTAAATAAATTAGGATTTTTGCTTATTTAGTTTGCTTTTAGAATATTATTAACTTCTTCATCAGAAAGATCTTTATGATAAAATAATTTAAAAAATTCTTTAGTATCTTTTTTTATGTCTCCCTTATATAGTTCAGGATATAGGCAAGATTGAAACCATTTTATCCCTATTAGCCTGTTAATTGATGGTGGTTTATCAAACCAGTTGAAGGGTAATGATGGTATTGTATATATTTTATTTTCCTTTGTTGCGGAAACTTGATTCCAAGAACTATCATTAAATGTATTAGAATCTGAAACAATAACATCAGGATTCCAAGATATAATTTGTTCCATAGATATAGTATTTCTTGAACCATGCTTTACAGGAAAATTAGCTACATTCTTTCCACCAGCATAGGTTATAACTTCTGAATGCAGGGAACCTTCTGGATCTGTTTCTAAACCTTTAGGACCCTCAGCATAATAAACTTTTATTTTTTTATCTTCTTTGATGATATTTGTGATTTCTTTTGATGATTTGAGAGTTTTGTCACAATAAATAGCAAGTTCCTTAGCTTTCTCTTTTTTATTTAATAAATCACCTACAAATTTATAGGCTTCAGGTAATTTATCCATTTTACCATCTACAAGTATAAAAGGTATATTTGATTGCTTTTGAAATTTTTCTACCCCAGATATAGTTGAATCGTTTATATCTCCCATAGATATTACTATATCAGGCTTTAACTTAGATATTTCTTCTATGTTGCCTGATTTTTTACCTTGTAGGCTACCAGCTACAGGAAGTTTGGCCACATCTTCGCCAAGATATTTAAGAGATTTTTTAGGAATCTTGTTATTCCATGCAACTAGTTTTTCAGGAGATAATGAATAGATAAATACAGATCCTAAGGGACTTGTACAATAAATTTTTTCTATTTTTTCAGGGACTTTTACTTCTCTTCCAGCTTGATCTGTTATGGTTCTGTAGTTATTCGAAGTAGTCTGAGTTTTATTAGTACATCCGGAAAAAGAGAATACAATAAGTAAAATTAGTGTTAAGACTGTAATTTGTTTTGATATTTTTTTTAGCATCGTATTGATACTCCTTTCATAAATAGAGTTCTAAGCTTTATAGGTAGTTTTTACTCCCTGTGAAGCTTAGAAAATGGTTATCTAGGTATCTGCTTTTTATTCCCACTTTGAAGAAGAGGAGTATTAAGGCAGGTAGTCATCGGATAAACATTTCGTGTACATAGGTATGTAAAAATTTATTTAAAATTAGAGTTAAAGGGTATGCATATATTTTGTTGTGAGTTCTCACTAATATTAGTATTTATCATTTTTATATCTATTCCATAAGTTTCTTTTATAACTTTAGGAGTAATTTCATCAGATGGATTACCAAAGGAAAATAATCCTCCTTTTTTCATAATAATAACTTTACTTCCATACAAAAGAGCATGATTTGGATTATGACAAGATATAAGTATAGTTTTATTGCTATTATTACATAGTGATTTTATTAAATTTAAAACTTTTATTTGATTTCCATAATCAAGATTTGATGTAGGTTCATCCATTATGATTATAGAAGCTTCCTGAGTAATAGCTCTTGCTATTAACACAAGTTGCCTTTCACCACCACTTATTTCTGTATAAATTTTATTTTTTAAGTGTAATATACCTAAAGTATTCAAAGAGTTTTCCGCAATTTGTTTATCAATCTTGCTTGGAGAAGAAAATTCCTTTATGTATACAGCACGACCCATTAGAACTACATCAAACACAGTAAAAGGAAAAGGTGGAGTGTGTGCTTGAGGTACATAAGCCATATATTTATATAATTCATTAGGAGAATAAGAATTTATATTCTTAGCATCTATTAATATTTTCCCAGATTTTAATTTTAAAATATTCAATATAGCTTTAAAAAAGGTTGTCTTTCCAACACCATTAGGACCGAGAACACATAGCAATTCTCCTGAATTTAAACTAAAGGATAAATTTTTATAAAGTATGGTATCATCATAACCAAAAGAAGCTTTTTTTATTTCTAATTTCATATCCAACCCTTCCTTACGTTTATTAATAAGTAAGCGAAAAATGGTATTCCTATTAGAGAAGTTAATATTCCAAGGGGAACCTCCACAGGAAATACACATCTAGCTAAGTCATCTACTAAGAGCATATATAAGGCACCTATAATAAAAGAAGTTGGAAGTAATATTTTATAATTAGGACCATATAATGATCTTGTTAAATGAGGAATAACTAACCCTACCCATCCAATAATTCCACAGTAAGAAACAATTGAAGCACTAAGTAAGGTGGAACATATTATTACAATAATTCTTATTCTATCTGTATTTACTCCTAGAGTTTTTGCTTCTTCTTCTGGAAGGGATAATATGTTAAGTTTCCATCTTATTAAAAGTAAAGGTATTAATCCTAGGACTATTGGTATTATCATAATTTGTAAATCTTTTAAAGTTATAGAAGATAAGCCCCCCATAAGCCAAAAGGTTATAGCAGGTAGTTTATCATAAGGATCACATATATATTTAACAAGAGATACTCCAGATGTAAATATTCCTTGTACCAGCATTCCAGATAAAACCAATACTAAACTTGGATCATGATGAGGGATTCTTTTGCTTATTCTCCAAGAACTTATAACTGCAATTAACCCAAATATAAATGCAAAAACTTGTATAAATTGAACATTTAAAGAAAGTAATATACCTACTGCAACACCAAAGCTGGCTCCAGCAGAGGCACCTAAAATATCAGGAGATACTAAAGGATTTCTAAACATACCTTGATAAGAGGCACCAGCAGTAGATAAGGCACCACCAACAAGTAATGCAGCTATAATTCTTGGCAATCGTAAATTAAAAAATATAGCAATAGTTTTATCATTTATAAAATATAAATCCCTTAAAGATATAGAATATCTTCCTGTAAAAATTGATAATAGAATTAGGATAATACCTAATTGAAATATTAAATATTTTTTTATTTTGTTCATGGAATCATCTCATTTTCATAAAGTTTTATAGGTATATTCCAGCTAATTAATATATTATACATAGTAATTCTCCTTTGGTTAAAAGATTTAAAAATTTATCTTTTTTAAATCTTTTATATGATTTAAAGTTCCTTTATTTTTAATTAATAAAACTTCACTTAAAATACCAGCTGCTATCTCTTCTGGTTTCTCAGAGGCTATATCTAATCCAATAGGAGCAAATACTTTTTCTAAGTCTTCTCTACAGACTCCTTTAGCAATTAGATTATTCATAACGTAGGATGTTTTATTAGAACTTCCTATCATACCAATATAAGCTGCATTTTTTGAAACTACAGTTTCTAAAGCTAAAGCATCATCTTTATGTCCTCTTGTTACTATAATAATATAAGTATTTTTATTTATAGGATACTCGGATAAAGCTTTATCTACTTTTTCAACTATTATTTCGTTGGCATTAGGGAATCTTTCATTATTTGCAAAATCTTCTCTATCATCTATTACTACTGTATAGAAATTTAATATTTTAGCTATTTTGTGGAGATGAAAGGATATATGACCAGCACCAACTATTATAAGTTTAGTTTCAGGAGCAAATATTTTTATGAAGCCTTCAGCTTCTCCACCACACTGCATACCTAGCTCGCCACTTTCATTTAATTTATATTTAAAATTACTACTTTCATTATTTTTAATACATTCTATAGATTTATTTATGATTTCGTATTCAACTTTGCCACCGCCTACAGTGCCTTGAATTTCCCCATTTTCCCACACTGCCATTAGGGAACCAGTCTTACCTGGAGAAGAACCTGAAATATGAGTTAGAGTAGCTAAAGCAACTGTGTCACCATTATTTACACTTTTATAAATATTTCTTAAGATATCTTGTTCCATAAATTTGACCTACTTTCTGTATTTTCATTCATAAAATATAGTATGGCTTCTAATACTCCACCAGCAATATTACGTGCTTTATCAGAAATGGTATAACAATTTTTTATTTCATGACATCTAGGATCTACATCAGCGATTTTTAAGCCTATTTTTATTTTACTACCATCTCTTATAAGTCCTCTTAATAATCCGCTTATTTCTGTTTTAATTTCTAAATTATCCACATAAGCTAAAATTTCACCAGATGATACAAAATCACCAATTTTTCTTGCATTTTTAATAATTCCTTCACCTGGACTGTATATAACTCTCTCTTTAGAGTATCCTCCAATTTCTCCAGGTACTCCTGTGTTTTTCATAGCCTCTCCTTTTAGTATAATTCGTCCCAAATTGTGTCCCCTCATGGTTTCTATAACAGCATGCACATCATTACCTGCACAAAACCCTGGGCCAAGGCCTATGGTTATTTCCGCCATATCTATTTTTGTACCTAGATTCTTCTTTGCAAGTATAGCATCCACCAATATTCTAGGTTTCAGCATTTCTATAAATTTTCCATGAGGATCCACTGTAATAGGAATCTTATTATTTTGCCAACATTTTAATATTTCATTTAAATTGTTTACTTTTACAGCAGTAGTATTTTCAATAGTAATTTTACCATTATAGATAGCTTCGCTATAACATACATTTCTTCTTATAGAGGTTGGATTATAAGTTTCTAAAACTAATATTTTAAAACCACTTCTATGAAGTTTGTGTATAGTCCCTGAAGCTAGATCTCCTCCGCCTCTAACAATTATGATATCTTTATATATATTGTTTATCATAGTTATCACATCCTTGGTACAAATTTTTGTTTAATATATATTCATAATCCTTTGAAGTATCAATATCAAATAAAGAATATCCATTTCTCAAGTTTACAAATATAATTTCATTTATATGATTATTTATAACAGTTTTACCTCCCACATCTCCTTGTAAATTAAGCAATTCATCTTTAAATTTTTCAGGAAATATGGCAGGGGAGCCAACTTTGTTTTTATATTTAGGAATTATTATATAGTTATTATTTTCTGTAAAGGTATTCAATAATAAGTTGATAGTATATGAATCTAATAATGGTTGGTCACCAGTAAAAAACATATAGCCTTTTGATGAAGATGTATTTAAAATACCTAATTTTATAGACTGACTTTGGCCTTTGTAGGCTTTTGTATTTAAAACAGTTAAAATATTTTTCTTTTTAGCTATATCTAAAACTTTATTTTCTTTGCCAACTAAAATTATTTCATTGAAGTTGCATTTTTTGATCGCATCTATAACATGTTCTATTATTGGTTTTCCTTTGAAAGGTAATATTAATTTGTTTTTTCCCATTCTAGTTGAGTAACCTGATGCCATTATTACAGCATTTACCATAATAGCCCTCCAATTTAAAATGATATCAAATTATAATTTTTTTCTTTTAAGCTTCCTATAACTATTTTGTCTATACATGAGTTAGAAATAGTTAAAATATATTTTATTAATTCATAGGATAAAAAAATACTATGTTGGTTTTCAACTTTATTTATAAATAATATTTTTTCTCCTAAAGAATCCTTAAAAAGTCCTAAGGGATGAACTATTAACGAACTTATCATAGGTATAGATATTTTTTCACCTAACTTTCCATTAGTTATTTTTAAAAAATGCGATACCCTATGAACGTTAAAATCATTTATTATTTTATTTATACAAGTTATATCCAATACTCCTATAGTTTTAGTTGTATTTTTACATATAACAGGCTCATCATCTTTCCAACCTTTAATAGGCTTTCTTTTAGAACCATCTGCCTCTATTAGAGAATAATCGAAATATTTAAACTTTTCATCTAAAAAATTTTTACTAAAACCTATTAATTTATTATCATTATTTATATATTTACCATATACATATACACCATTTTGTTTAAGGTGGTCATATATATAGCAATTTTTTTCTCCAATGCATATAAAATCGTAGTATATTTTGTCGGGATTATATATCTTTGTAGTAGTTGTTGATAGAACTTTGTTATTAGATCTTAACTCTTCTGATAAATTAAACATTAAAGAGGTTTTCCCACCAACACCAACTATCGATACAATAGATCCTTTTTTAAAGTTTAATATATTTGAAATAAGCATGGTTACCTCTACAATATAATGTTATTTTTCTAAATAATTGAAGCAATAAATATGCCAAGGGTATTTATTTACAAATTAAAATAAATAGTTTCAAAATACTACGCATAGTAGTGTTATAAAATAAATTATAGTATGTATAAATAAGGGAAATGGAGCATAATTATTAAAATGATAAATATTTATAATACTGATAAACTAGATATAGCTTAGATTTTTAATGGTATATTAAAAAAAATTATCCTATTGATAAATTGCACAGTTAAAAATTGTTTATGTTTACATTTAATTGTGATAAAATAATTTTATGGGATATATTGAAGTCTGTTGTAGAAAAAAATAAAAATATTGTTTAAGGAATGATATAAAATGAAGGATTCTACATTATTAGAAATTCAGGACACAGTAGCTAAATATGCAAATATAATTTCAAGTGTAATAAATGTAGATGTTGAAATTGTAGATAAGAACTTGTGTAGAATAGCAGGAACAGGTATTTATAAAGATGCAATAAACAAAGATATATCAAAGGAAGGATATGTATATGATCATGTTATAAAAACTGGAGATAAGCAGATAATAAAGAATCCAGGACATCATTGTTTATGCAAAAAATGTAATCATAGGGATAATTGTCTAGAAAAAATGCTAGTGTGTACACCCATAATATTAAATAAAGATATTATAGGTGTAATAGGGCTTGTATGTTCAAAGGAGAGTCAAAGAAATCATTTCATAGAAAATTTTGATTCATATATTCAAATGTTAGATCAAATATCTGATTTTATAAGCACTAAATCATATGAACATCTTGAAATTGAAAGAAGTCATATGATGGTAAATTTATTGAATCAAATAATAGACAGTGTAGATAAAGGTGTTTTAGTTACTAAAAGTGATGAAATAGTTCATATGAATATGAGTGCTATGAAACAACTTAAACTGAAGGCTAATAATATAAACAAAAAAATAACTATATCTTCTACTAGTGAATATGTAATGGGTGGAGAAGTATATACCATAGTCATAGATAATGAAAAATTTAAACTTATGGGTAAGATTATACCTGTTTTCCCCATATTATCATCATATGACAAAATATTTGTGTTTGAAGAAATAAAACATTTAAAATCTAAAATATGTAAGGTTAGTGGTGGAAGAGAAGTTATAAAAGTTGAAGATATTATTGGTGAGTCAAAGGCTATGATTCAACTTAAAAATAGGATTAAAAAGATTGCCTCATCAAGTTCTACAGTTCTTATAACTGGGGAAAGTGGTACAGGTAAAGAAGTAATTGCACGGGCTATACATTGTGAAAGTGATAAAAATACTAATCCTTTTATAGCCATAAATTGTGGCGCTATACCAGATGCTCTTTTAGAAAGTGAATTATTTGGATATGTAAGAGGAGCTTTTAGTGGAGCAGATCCAAATGGAAGAGTAGGAAAATTTGAATTAGCTAACAAGGGAATAATATTTTTAGATGAAATAGGAGATATGCCTTTATATCTTCAAGTGAAAATTTTAAGAGTACTTCAGGAAAGAAAATTAGTAAGAATAGGATCTAATCATTTGATAGATTTAGATATAAGGGTTATAGCAGCTACTAATAAGGATTTAAAAAAACTAATAAAAGAAAATAAGTTTAGAGAAGATTTGTATTATAGGCTCAATGTTATTCCATTGAAAATACCACCTTTAAGAGAACGAAAAGAAGATATAGAACTTCTTATGGAAATGTTAATAAAAAAATATAATGGATTATTTGATAAATCTGTTTATAAAGTTGATAAAGAGTGCAAAGATATATTAGTAAATTATCCTTGGTATGGTAATGTAAGAGAACTTGAAAATGCCGTAGAATTTATGATAAATATGGCAGATGATAGTGGAATAGTAACTATGAACATGCTTCCACCTAATATAGTTGAGAATAAAAATACTCAAATTTATGGTACAGGTACAGGTACAGATGAAGATATAAGACCTTTAAAAGAAATAGAGAAAGAGTATATTTTAAAAGCTTTAGATATATATGGGCATGATACTAGAGGGAAACAACTGGCAGCAAAGCGTTTAGGAATAGGCATAGCTACCCTGTATAGAAAATTAGAGGAGATGAAGCATTTATCAAAATGATAAAATTTTAACATTAATTACGTTTAAAAGCAATAAAAATATGTATTTTACCGTAATGATAATTAATTATTATTTTGATAATAAAACTATATATTTTTAAATAATAAAAGATGCAAAGCAGATTATAGGCTTTGTATCTTTTTATTTTAATAAAGTATTTCTATTTTACACAAATACCATCTAGTCTAGAATTTTATATTCATAAGAAATATCAAATGGTTAAAAATTTGGCACAAGTATTGCTTATGGATATATATAAAGCAAAAAAAGAAAAGAGGTATTATTATGAGTAAAAACATAAAATGGAAAAACAACACTATGAAAGGGGAGGTAGATAAAGCGTCTGTTGAATTTTTAGGAGAAGAAGAAA
Above is a window of Clostridium sporogenes DNA encoding:
- a CDS encoding EF2563 family selenium-dependent molybdenum hydroxylase system protein — translated: MINNIYKDIIIVRGGGDLASGTIHKLHRSGFKILVLETYNPTSIRRNVCYSEAIYNGKITIENTTAVKVNNLNEILKCWQNNKIPITVDPHGKFIEMLKPRILVDAILAKKNLGTKIDMAEITIGLGPGFCAGNDVHAVIETMRGHNLGRIILKGEAMKNTGVPGEIGGYSKERVIYSPGEGIIKNARKIGDFVSSGEILAYVDNLEIKTEISGLLRGLIRDGSKIKIGLKIADVDPRCHEIKNCYTISDKARNIAGGVLEAILYFMNENTESRSNLWNKIS
- a CDS encoding lipase, producing the protein MKIICIGDSLTFGYGVNRNYCWVTLLKNILQHEVINKGINGDTTTGILTRSHEDIIKNKPTHTIILAGTNDFLLGRSLENVEKNLSLIIEECIQNNIIPIIGIPMEIEIAMAQKIWTSDLDYLSVNNKLTEYRKYILNISKENKFKYIDFFSVIKEHKTKCESSELFVDGIHPTLLGHKIMFNKAYGIFK
- a CDS encoding XdhC/CoxI family protein, which produces MEQDILRNIYKSVNNGDTVALATLTHISGSSPGKTGSLMAVWENGEIQGTVGGGKVEYEIINKSIECIKNNESSNFKYKLNESGELGMQCGGEAEGFIKIFAPETKLIIVGAGHISFHLHKIAKILNFYTVVIDDREDFANNERFPNANEIIVEKVDKALSEYPINKNTYIIIVTRGHKDDALALETVVSKNAAYIGMIGSSNKTSYVMNNLIAKGVCREDLEKVFAPIGLDIASEKPEEIAAGILSEVLLIKNKGTLNHIKDLKKINF
- a CDS encoding ABC transporter substrate-binding protein; this encodes MLKKISKQITVLTLILLIVFSFSGCTNKTQTTSNNYRTITDQAGREVKVPEKIEKIYCTSPLGSVFIYSLSPEKLVAWNNKIPKKSLKYLGEDVAKLPVAGSLQGKKSGNIEEISKLKPDIVISMGDINDSTISGVEKFQKQSNIPFILVDGKMDKLPEAYKFVGDLLNKKEKAKELAIYCDKTLKSSKEITNIIKEDKKIKVYYAEGPKGLETDPEGSLHSEVITYAGGKNVANFPVKHGSRNTISMEQIISWNPDVIVSDSNTFNDSSWNQVSATKENKIYTIPSLPFNWFDKPPSINRLIGIKWFQSCLYPELYKGDIKKDTKEFFKLFYHKDLSDEEVNNILKAN
- a CDS encoding sodium:alanine symporter family protein, which gives rise to MDLLNAVKSINNVLWNYVLIFLLCGTGILFTVSLKFVQVSKFKESFKKAFGGMSLKGKKAGSDGMSSFQSLATAVAAQVGTGNLAGAATAIVSGGPGAIFWMWISAFLGMATIFGEAVLAQVFKEKVNGEVTGGPAYYISKGLKSKFLASFFSISIILALGFIGNMVQANSIGVAFSNIFNIPSWIIGIIVAILGLIVFIGGIGRIASVTEKMVPIMALFYIIGSIIILVSNYTNILPSFKLIFVSAFNPKAAIGGVAGVTVKQAIRYGVARGLFSNEAGMGSTPHAHAVAKVKHPVEQGLVAIVGVFIDTFIVLTFTALVILATGVLDGKTTGIELTQNAFIKGLGNFGGYFIAIALFFFAFSTIIGWYFFGEANVKYLFKGKGLNIYRILVGIFIVAGTTLKVDLVWELADTFNGLMVIPNVIALIALVKIVKESLKDYNENFEVKDI
- a CDS encoding NCS2 family permease encodes the protein MYMEKEKNYKEPNNKGFLDSFFKLSERGSNVKTEIIAGITTFITMAYIIFVNPSILMQAGMNSKGLVGEAAVKAGLSAINDPVVGAVFAATCISAGIGTLIMALYANVPFAQAPGMGLNAFFTFSVCLTLGYTWQQALAAVFISGLLFIIITLTSIREKIVDALPQNLKLAISGGIGLFIALVGFKSGGIIVANPATLISFGDFTNPATVLTIIGICITAILMAKNVKGSMLIGIVVTTLIGIPLGVTKVAGVSIISAPPSLAPTFLKLDLPGLLGFGGAGIVGALMSILTVVISFSLVDMFDTIGTLVGTAEKAGMLDENGKMEDLDKALLADAVATTAGALIGTSTVTTYVESTAGVSEGGRTGLTSFVTAIMFLLAMFFSGLVGIVPAEATAPALIIVGVLMMGAITKIDFNDFTEALPAFFTISIMPFSYSIANGIAAGIIFYPIVKVFTGKRKEVHPIVYILAILFIIRFTILPK
- a CDS encoding iron ABC transporter permease is translated as MNKIKKYLIFQLGIILILLSIFTGRYSISLRDLYFINDKTIAIFFNLRLPRIIAALLVGGALSTAGASYQGMFRNPLVSPDILGASAGASFGVAVGILLSLNVQFIQVFAFIFGLIAVISSWRISKRIPHHDPSLVLVLSGMLVQGIFTSGVSLVKYICDPYDKLPAITFWLMGGLSSITLKDLQIMIIPIVLGLIPLLLIRWKLNILSLPEEEAKTLGVNTDRIRIIVIICSTLLSASIVSYCGIIGWVGLVIPHLTRSLYGPNYKILLPTSFIIGALYMLLVDDLARCVFPVEVPLGILTSLIGIPFFAYLLINVRKGWI
- a CDS encoding ABC transporter ATP-binding protein translates to MKLEIKKASFGYDDTILYKNLSFSLNSGELLCVLGPNGVGKTTFFKAILNILKLKSGKILIDAKNINSYSPNELYKYMAYVPQAHTPPFPFTVFDVVLMGRAVYIKEFSSPSKIDKQIAENSLNTLGILHLKNKIYTEISGGERQLVLIARAITQEASIIIMDEPTSNLDYGNQIKVLNLIKSLCNNSNKTILISCHNPNHALLYGSKVIIMKKGGLFSFGNPSDEITPKVIKETYGIDIKMINTNISENSQQNICIPFNSNFK